The sequence AAATGCGCATCCGCGTTGTCTTCCCCGGTGCGATTGTGGTGATACTGTGAGGTGGGTTCGTGGGGCGCCAGCTTCTCGAGCCAAACCTCATAATCGTGCAGAAGACCGTCCTCGGCGTCATTTATATACACGGAGGCGCTGATGTGCATGGCATTGACAAGGCAAAGCCCCTCGCGCACGCCGCTCTTCTGAACCAGCTCTTCCACTGCCGAGGTAATATTCACAAAACCGCGGCGATTGGGCACCTCAAACCACAGGTGTTCGGTAAGACTTTTCACAAGGGATTTATGCCCCAGAGCCAAGGCTGAGGCAACTTGAGATTAAGCGCGGCTGCCTTTACTCACCGGAGTCCGGCTGGTAGGCTCCTGCCGCAATGAAAATCCTGGCCGGGATAACTCGTGCGGATGGCTGCGGGGGCCTCGAGCGTGAGGTATGATCGAAGTCGAACGCCTCTCAAAGTTATATGGCGAGTTTGTAGCCGTAAACGAGCTGTCCTTCGCCGTGCGGCCAGGGGAAGTGTTGGGCCTGGTTGGGCCCAACGGCGCGGGCAAAACGACCACCCTGCGCTGCCTCTCGGGCATTATCCCGCCGACACGCGGAACCATCCGGCTGTGCGGCCATGACCTGCTCGCCAATCCGATCGCCGCCAAACGGGAATTGGCTTGTTTCAGCGATGAACCGCGGCTGTTTGATTATCTAACGGTTCAGCAACACCTCGAGTTCACAGCGCGAATTTACCAGGTCAGTCAATATGAGGCCGCCGCCGAGCAGTTGCTGGATGAACTGGAGCTTGTTGAAAAGCGCAACGTCCTTCCAGGTGAACTCTCGCGGGGCATGAAGCAAAAGCTGGTGATTGCCTGTGGGCTGCTTCACGCGCCCAAGGTCCTTTATTTCGATGAGCCGCTGACGGGTCTGGACCCTTTTGGCATCCGCCGCATGAAGGATTCGATTGTGAAACGCGCGCGCGCAGGCGCCGCGATTATTATCAGCTCGCACTTGCTGCATTTGGTGCAGGAAATCTGCTCGCACATTTTGATCCTGAAAAATGGCCGGTTGCTCCTCAGCGGCACTATCGAAGAGGTCGCAGGCCGCTTTTCGGAGCAGGGCGGCGGTATCAACCTTGAAGAGGTCTTCTTCCGCGCCACCGCTGCGGAGACCCAGAAAACCGAACCTGCCCCCGACGCGGCCTCTGCTGAGTGAATGGCGCTCTCTGCTTATGGTAGCTGCGCTCTTGTTTCTACAGTACCACTCGATCAAAAACCGCCTCTGGATGCGGATCAAACGGCTCAAACAACCCAAATACCTCCTGGGCGGCATTGTCGGCGGGTTGTACTTCTATTTTTATTTCTGCCGCTATCTCTTTGGCCTTCCGTCGAGGCATCAGACTCTGGGTTTTTCCGGGACGCCCTCTGACCCCGAATTTTTTGAGTTGCTGGGGGCGCTACTGCTGTTTGTGGCGGTCGTAGCGGCATGGGTTCTGCCCAATAGGCGGGCGGCGCTCGGTTTCACTGAGGCAGAAGTGGCGTTTCTTTTCCCGGCCCCCATTAGCCGGCGGGGGCTGATTCATTACAAGCTGCTGCGTTCACAGGCTGCCATCCTTTTTACTACCTTGCTGCTGTTGTTTGTCACCAACCGGTTTGGCGGACGGACCTGGATTCATGCGGCAGGCTGGTGGTTTATTCTTTCGATTTTCAACCTGCACATGCTTGGTTCATCGTTCGCGCGGACGATGTTGCTGGACCGCGGGATTACCAACCGACAGCGGCGGTTGGTGATTCTTGCGGGCATGTTTGCGCTCGTTTTGGCCGTTATTTTCTGGGTCCGCCTGACGCTGCCCGGGTTTGATGTGTCTCAATTTACTGACCCCGCATCAGCCAAAGGTTTTGTTCAAAAGGCACTCGGGTCTGGCGCGATGGGCTGGTTGCTCTATCCATTCCGATGGGTTGTGCGCCCCTTTCTGGCGC comes from Verrucomicrobiia bacterium and encodes:
- a CDS encoding YjbQ family protein, translated to MKSLTEHLWFEVPNRRGFVNITSAVEELVQKSGVREGLCLVNAMHISASVYINDAEDGLLHDYEVWLEKLAPHEPTSQYHHNRTGEDNADAH
- a CDS encoding ABC transporter ATP-binding protein, with the translated sequence MIEVERLSKLYGEFVAVNELSFAVRPGEVLGLVGPNGAGKTTTLRCLSGIIPPTRGTIRLCGHDLLANPIAAKRELACFSDEPRLFDYLTVQQHLEFTARIYQVSQYEAAAEQLLDELELVEKRNVLPGELSRGMKQKLVIACGLLHAPKVLYFDEPLTGLDPFGIRRMKDSIVKRARAGAAIIISSHLLHLVQEICSHILILKNGRLLLSGTIEEVAGRFSEQGGGINLEEVFFRATAAETQKTEPAPDAASAE